A stretch of the Microcebus murinus isolate Inina chromosome 6, M.murinus_Inina_mat1.0, whole genome shotgun sequence genome encodes the following:
- the MTHFD1 gene encoding C-1-tetrahydrofolate synthase, cytoplasmic isoform X3: MKEQVPGFTPGLAILQVGDRDDSNLYINVKLKAAEEVGIKATHVKLPRTATESEVLKYIRSLNEDSTIHGFILQLPLDSENAINTEAVINAIAPEKDVDGLTSISAGKLSRGDLNDCFIPCTPKGCLELIKETGVQIAGKHAVVVGRSKIVGAPMHDLLLWNNATVTTCHSKTANLGEEVNKGDILVVATGQPEMVKGEWIKPGAIVIDCGINYIPDNTKSNGRRIVGDVAYNEAKERAGFITPVPGGVGPMTVAMLMQSTVESARGFLEKYKPGKWSIQYNNLNLKTPVPSDIAISRSCKLKPIGTLAREIGLLSEEVELYGETKAKVLLSALERLKHQPDGKYVVVTGITPTPLGEGKSTTTIGLVQALGAHLFQNVFACVRQPSQGPTFGIKGGAAGGGYSQVIPMEEFNLHLTGDIHAITAANNLVAAAIDARIFHELTQTDKALFNRLVPSVNGVRKFSDIQIRRLRRLGIEKTDPTTLTDEEINRFARLDIDPETITWQRVLDTNDRFLRKITIGQAPTEKGHTRTTQFDISVASEIMAVLALTSSLEDMRERLGKMVVASSKKGEPISAEDLGVSGALTVLMKDAIKPNLMQTLEGTPVFVHAGPFANIAHGNSSIIADRVALKLVGPEGFVVTEAGFGADIGMEKFFNIKCRYSGLRPHVVVLVATVRALKMHGGGPTVTAGLPLPKAYIEENLELVEKGFSNLKKQIENARMFGVPVVVAVNVFKTDTEAELELVTRLAREHGAFDAVKCTHWAEGGKGALALAQAVQRAAQAPSNFRLLYDLQLPVEDKIRIIAQKIYGADDIELLPEAQHKAEVYTKQGFGNLPICMAKTHLSLSHNPEQKGVPTGFVLPIRDIRASVGAGFLYPLVGTMSTMPGLPTRPCFYDIDLDPETEQVNGLF; encoded by the exons GTTGGCGACAGAGATGATTCCAATCTTTATATAAATGTGAAGCTGAAGGCTGCTGAGGAG GTTGGGATCAAAGCCACTCATGTTAAATTACCAAGAACAGCCACAGAATCTGAG GTGTTAAAGTACATTAGATCTTTGAATGAAGACTCTACCATACATGGATTCATACTGCAGCTACCTTTAGATTCAGAAAATGCTATCAACACTGAAGCAGTGATCAATGCTATCGCACCCGAAAAGGATGTGGATGG atTGACTAGTATCAGTGCTGGGAAACTCTCTAGAGGTGATCTAAATGACTGTTTCATCCCTTGCACGCCTAAAGGATGCTTGGAACTCATCAAAGAGACAG GGGTGCAGATCGCTGGAAAGCACGCCGTGGTGGTTGGGCGCAGTAAAATAGTAGGAGCTCCAATGCATGACTTGCTTCTGTGGAACAATGCCACAGTGACCACCTGCCACTCCAAGACTGCCAACCTGGGCGAGGAG GTAAATAAAGGTGACATCCTGGTGGTTGCAACTGGTCAGCCTGAAATGGTGAAAGGAGAGTGGATCAAACCTGGGGCAATAGTCATCGACTGTGGGATCAATTATATCCCAG ATAATACAAAATCAAACGGGAGAAGGATTGTGGGTGATGTGGCATACAACGAGGCCAAAGAGCGGGCGGGCTTCATCACCCCTGTTCCTGGCGGTGTCGGGCCCATGACGGTGGCCATGCTGATGCAG AGCACGGTAGAGAGTGCAAGGGGTTTCCTGGAGAAATACAAGCCAGGAAAGTGGAGTATTCAGTATAACAACCTTAACCTGAAGACACCTGTTCCaag tgACATTGCTATATCACGATCTTGCAAACTGAAGCCCATTGGTACACTGGCTCGAGAAATTGGCCTGCTCTCTGAAGAGGTGGAATTGTATGGTGAGACAAAGGCCAAAGTCCTGCTGTCAGCACTGGAACGCCTGAAACACCAGCCTGATGGGAAATACGTGGTGGTCACTGG AATAACTCCAACGCCCTTGGGAGAAGGGAAAAGTACAACCACAATCGGGCTGGTGCAAGCCCTGGGTGCCCATCTTTTCCAGAACGTCTTTGCGTGTGTGCGACAGccttcccagggccccacctTTGGAATAAAAG GTGGTGCTGCAGGAGGCGGCTACTCCCAGGTCATTCCTATGGAAGAG TTTAATCTCCACCTCACTGGTGACATCCATGCCATCACTGCAGCTAATAACCTGGTTGCCGCGGCCATTGATGCCCGGATATTCCATGAACTGACTCAGACAGACAAG GCTCTCTTTAATCGTTTGGTGCCCTCAGTAAATGGAGTGAGAAAGTTCTCTGATATCCAAATCCGAAGGTTAAGG AGACTAGGCATTGAAAAGACTGACCCTACCACACTGACAGACGAAGAGATAAACAGATTTGCAAGATTGGATATTGATCCAGAAACCATAACTTGGCAAAGAG TGTTGGATACCAATGATAGATTCCTGCGGAAGATCACAATTGGACAGGCTCCAACGGAGAAAGGGCACACACGGACG ACCCAGTTTGATATCTCAGTCGCCAGTGAAATCATGGCTGTCCTGGCCCTCACCAGTTCTCTGGAAGACATGAGAGAGAGACTGGGCAAAATGGTGGTGGCCTCCAGCAAGAAAGGGGAGCCCATCAGTGCCGAAGACCTG GGGGTGAGTGGCGCGTTGACAGTGCTTATGAAGGACGCGATCAAGCCTAACCTCATGCAGACGTTAGAG GGCACTCCAGTGTTTGTCCACGCCGGCCCCTTCGCCAACATCGCACATGGCAATTCGTCTATCATCGCAGACCGGGTCGCACTCAAGCTTGTCGGCCCAGAAGGGTTTGTAG TGACCGAAGCTGGATTTGGAGCAGACATTGGAATGGAAAAGTTTTTTAACATCAAATGCCGGTACTCTGGCCTCCGCCCTCACGTGGTGGTGCTCGTTGCTACTGTCAGGGCTCTTAAAATGCACGGGGGCGGCCCCACG gTCACCGCTGGATTGCCTCTTCCCAAGGCTTATATAGAGGAG AATCTGGAGCTGGTTGAAAAAGGCTTCAGTAACTTgaagaaacaaattgaaaatgcCAGAATGTTTGGAGTTCCAGTTGTAGTGGCTGTGAATGTGTTCAA GACGGATACAGAGGCTGAGCTGGAACTCGTCACCCGCCTTGCCCGAGAGCATGGAGCTTTTGATGCTGTGAAGTGCACTCACTGGGCAGAAGGGGGCAAGGGTGCCTTAGCCCTGGCGCAGGCAGTCCAGAGAGCCGCACAGGCACCCAGCAACTTCCGACTCCTTTATGACCTCCAG CTCCCAGTTGAGGATAAAATCAGGATCATTGCGCAGAAGATCTATGGGGCAGATGACATTGAATTGCTCCCCGAAGCTCAGCACAAAGCCGAAGTCTACACGAAGCAG GGCTTTGGGAATCTACCCATCTGCATGGCCAAGACACACTTGTCCTTGTCTCACAACCCAGAGCAAAAAGGCGTGCCCACAGGCTTCGTTCTGCCTATTCGCGACATCCGCGCCAGTGTTGGGGCTGGTTTTCTGTACCCCTTAGTAGGAACG ATGAGCACAATGCCTGGACTCCCTACCCGGCCCTGCTTTTATGATATTGATTTGGACCCCGAAACTGAGCAGGTGAATGGACTGTTCTAA
- the MTHFD1 gene encoding C-1-tetrahydrofolate synthase, cytoplasmic isoform X2 → MAPAAVLNGKVVSAQIRERLKNEVTQMKEQVPGFTPGLAILQVGDRDDSNLYINVKLKAAEEVGIKATHVKLPRTATESEVLKYIRSLNEDSTIHGFILQLPLDSENAINTEAVINAIAPEKDVDGLTSISAGKLSRGDLNDCFIPCTPKGCLELIKETGVQIAGKHAVVVGRSKIVGAPMHDLLLWNNATVTTCHSKTANLGEEVNKGDILVVATGQPEMVKGEWIKPGAIVIDCGINYIPDNTKSNGRRIVGDVAYNEAKERAGFITPVPGGVGPMTVAMLMQSTVESARGFLEKYKPGKWSIQYNNLNLKTPVPSDIAISRSCKLKPIGTLAREIGLLSEEVELYGETKAKVLLSALERLKHQPDGKYVVVTGITPTPLGEGKSTTTIGLVQALGAHLFQNVFACVRQPSQGPTFGIKGGAAGGGYSQVIPMEEFNLHLTGDIHAITAANNLVAAAIDARIFHELTQTDKALFNRLVPSVNGVRKFSDIQIRRLRRLGIEKTDPTTLTDEEINRFARLDIDPETITWQRVLDTNDRFLRKITIGQAPTEKGHTRTTQFDISVASEIMAVLALTSSLEDMRERLGKMVVASSKKGEPISAEDLGVSGALTVLMKDAIKPNLMQTLEGTPVFVHAGPFANIAHGNSSIIADRVALKLVGPEGFVVTEAGFGADIGMEKFFNIKCRYSGLRPHVVVLVATVRALKMHGGGPTVTAGLPLPKAYIEENLELVEKGFSNLKKQIENARMFGVPVVVAVNVFKTDTEAELELVTRLAREHGAFDAVKCTHWAEGGKGALALAQAVQRAAQAPSNFRLLYDLQLPVEDKIRIIAQKIYGADDIELLPEAQHKAEVYTKQGFGNLPICMAKTHLSLSHNPEQKGVPTGFVLPIRDIRASVGAGFLYPLVGTMSTMPGLPTRPCFYDIDLDPETEQVNGLF, encoded by the exons GTTGGCGACAGAGATGATTCCAATCTTTATATAAATGTGAAGCTGAAGGCTGCTGAGGAG GTTGGGATCAAAGCCACTCATGTTAAATTACCAAGAACAGCCACAGAATCTGAG GTGTTAAAGTACATTAGATCTTTGAATGAAGACTCTACCATACATGGATTCATACTGCAGCTACCTTTAGATTCAGAAAATGCTATCAACACTGAAGCAGTGATCAATGCTATCGCACCCGAAAAGGATGTGGATGG atTGACTAGTATCAGTGCTGGGAAACTCTCTAGAGGTGATCTAAATGACTGTTTCATCCCTTGCACGCCTAAAGGATGCTTGGAACTCATCAAAGAGACAG GGGTGCAGATCGCTGGAAAGCACGCCGTGGTGGTTGGGCGCAGTAAAATAGTAGGAGCTCCAATGCATGACTTGCTTCTGTGGAACAATGCCACAGTGACCACCTGCCACTCCAAGACTGCCAACCTGGGCGAGGAG GTAAATAAAGGTGACATCCTGGTGGTTGCAACTGGTCAGCCTGAAATGGTGAAAGGAGAGTGGATCAAACCTGGGGCAATAGTCATCGACTGTGGGATCAATTATATCCCAG ATAATACAAAATCAAACGGGAGAAGGATTGTGGGTGATGTGGCATACAACGAGGCCAAAGAGCGGGCGGGCTTCATCACCCCTGTTCCTGGCGGTGTCGGGCCCATGACGGTGGCCATGCTGATGCAG AGCACGGTAGAGAGTGCAAGGGGTTTCCTGGAGAAATACAAGCCAGGAAAGTGGAGTATTCAGTATAACAACCTTAACCTGAAGACACCTGTTCCaag tgACATTGCTATATCACGATCTTGCAAACTGAAGCCCATTGGTACACTGGCTCGAGAAATTGGCCTGCTCTCTGAAGAGGTGGAATTGTATGGTGAGACAAAGGCCAAAGTCCTGCTGTCAGCACTGGAACGCCTGAAACACCAGCCTGATGGGAAATACGTGGTGGTCACTGG AATAACTCCAACGCCCTTGGGAGAAGGGAAAAGTACAACCACAATCGGGCTGGTGCAAGCCCTGGGTGCCCATCTTTTCCAGAACGTCTTTGCGTGTGTGCGACAGccttcccagggccccacctTTGGAATAAAAG GTGGTGCTGCAGGAGGCGGCTACTCCCAGGTCATTCCTATGGAAGAG TTTAATCTCCACCTCACTGGTGACATCCATGCCATCACTGCAGCTAATAACCTGGTTGCCGCGGCCATTGATGCCCGGATATTCCATGAACTGACTCAGACAGACAAG GCTCTCTTTAATCGTTTGGTGCCCTCAGTAAATGGAGTGAGAAAGTTCTCTGATATCCAAATCCGAAGGTTAAGG AGACTAGGCATTGAAAAGACTGACCCTACCACACTGACAGACGAAGAGATAAACAGATTTGCAAGATTGGATATTGATCCAGAAACCATAACTTGGCAAAGAG TGTTGGATACCAATGATAGATTCCTGCGGAAGATCACAATTGGACAGGCTCCAACGGAGAAAGGGCACACACGGACG ACCCAGTTTGATATCTCAGTCGCCAGTGAAATCATGGCTGTCCTGGCCCTCACCAGTTCTCTGGAAGACATGAGAGAGAGACTGGGCAAAATGGTGGTGGCCTCCAGCAAGAAAGGGGAGCCCATCAGTGCCGAAGACCTG GGGGTGAGTGGCGCGTTGACAGTGCTTATGAAGGACGCGATCAAGCCTAACCTCATGCAGACGTTAGAG GGCACTCCAGTGTTTGTCCACGCCGGCCCCTTCGCCAACATCGCACATGGCAATTCGTCTATCATCGCAGACCGGGTCGCACTCAAGCTTGTCGGCCCAGAAGGGTTTGTAG TGACCGAAGCTGGATTTGGAGCAGACATTGGAATGGAAAAGTTTTTTAACATCAAATGCCGGTACTCTGGCCTCCGCCCTCACGTGGTGGTGCTCGTTGCTACTGTCAGGGCTCTTAAAATGCACGGGGGCGGCCCCACG gTCACCGCTGGATTGCCTCTTCCCAAGGCTTATATAGAGGAG AATCTGGAGCTGGTTGAAAAAGGCTTCAGTAACTTgaagaaacaaattgaaaatgcCAGAATGTTTGGAGTTCCAGTTGTAGTGGCTGTGAATGTGTTCAA GACGGATACAGAGGCTGAGCTGGAACTCGTCACCCGCCTTGCCCGAGAGCATGGAGCTTTTGATGCTGTGAAGTGCACTCACTGGGCAGAAGGGGGCAAGGGTGCCTTAGCCCTGGCGCAGGCAGTCCAGAGAGCCGCACAGGCACCCAGCAACTTCCGACTCCTTTATGACCTCCAG CTCCCAGTTGAGGATAAAATCAGGATCATTGCGCAGAAGATCTATGGGGCAGATGACATTGAATTGCTCCCCGAAGCTCAGCACAAAGCCGAAGTCTACACGAAGCAG GGCTTTGGGAATCTACCCATCTGCATGGCCAAGACACACTTGTCCTTGTCTCACAACCCAGAGCAAAAAGGCGTGCCCACAGGCTTCGTTCTGCCTATTCGCGACATCCGCGCCAGTGTTGGGGCTGGTTTTCTGTACCCCTTAGTAGGAACG ATGAGCACAATGCCTGGACTCCCTACCCGGCCCTGCTTTTATGATATTGATTTGGACCCCGAAACTGAGCAGGTGAATGGACTGTTCTAA
- the MTHFD1 gene encoding C-1-tetrahydrofolate synthase, cytoplasmic isoform X1, which produces MAPAKILTGEEAYEQIRERLKNEVTQMKEQVPGFTPGLAILQVGDRDDSNLYINVKLKAAEEVGIKATHVKLPRTATESEVLKYIRSLNEDSTIHGFILQLPLDSENAINTEAVINAIAPEKDVDGLTSISAGKLSRGDLNDCFIPCTPKGCLELIKETGVQIAGKHAVVVGRSKIVGAPMHDLLLWNNATVTTCHSKTANLGEEVNKGDILVVATGQPEMVKGEWIKPGAIVIDCGINYIPDNTKSNGRRIVGDVAYNEAKERAGFITPVPGGVGPMTVAMLMQSTVESARGFLEKYKPGKWSIQYNNLNLKTPVPSDIAISRSCKLKPIGTLAREIGLLSEEVELYGETKAKVLLSALERLKHQPDGKYVVVTGITPTPLGEGKSTTTIGLVQALGAHLFQNVFACVRQPSQGPTFGIKGGAAGGGYSQVIPMEEFNLHLTGDIHAITAANNLVAAAIDARIFHELTQTDKALFNRLVPSVNGVRKFSDIQIRRLRRLGIEKTDPTTLTDEEINRFARLDIDPETITWQRVLDTNDRFLRKITIGQAPTEKGHTRTTQFDISVASEIMAVLALTSSLEDMRERLGKMVVASSKKGEPISAEDLGVSGALTVLMKDAIKPNLMQTLEGTPVFVHAGPFANIAHGNSSIIADRVALKLVGPEGFVVTEAGFGADIGMEKFFNIKCRYSGLRPHVVVLVATVRALKMHGGGPTVTAGLPLPKAYIEENLELVEKGFSNLKKQIENARMFGVPVVVAVNVFKTDTEAELELVTRLAREHGAFDAVKCTHWAEGGKGALALAQAVQRAAQAPSNFRLLYDLQLPVEDKIRIIAQKIYGADDIELLPEAQHKAEVYTKQGFGNLPICMAKTHLSLSHNPEQKGVPTGFVLPIRDIRASVGAGFLYPLVGTMSTMPGLPTRPCFYDIDLDPETEQVNGLF; this is translated from the exons GTTGGCGACAGAGATGATTCCAATCTTTATATAAATGTGAAGCTGAAGGCTGCTGAGGAG GTTGGGATCAAAGCCACTCATGTTAAATTACCAAGAACAGCCACAGAATCTGAG GTGTTAAAGTACATTAGATCTTTGAATGAAGACTCTACCATACATGGATTCATACTGCAGCTACCTTTAGATTCAGAAAATGCTATCAACACTGAAGCAGTGATCAATGCTATCGCACCCGAAAAGGATGTGGATGG atTGACTAGTATCAGTGCTGGGAAACTCTCTAGAGGTGATCTAAATGACTGTTTCATCCCTTGCACGCCTAAAGGATGCTTGGAACTCATCAAAGAGACAG GGGTGCAGATCGCTGGAAAGCACGCCGTGGTGGTTGGGCGCAGTAAAATAGTAGGAGCTCCAATGCATGACTTGCTTCTGTGGAACAATGCCACAGTGACCACCTGCCACTCCAAGACTGCCAACCTGGGCGAGGAG GTAAATAAAGGTGACATCCTGGTGGTTGCAACTGGTCAGCCTGAAATGGTGAAAGGAGAGTGGATCAAACCTGGGGCAATAGTCATCGACTGTGGGATCAATTATATCCCAG ATAATACAAAATCAAACGGGAGAAGGATTGTGGGTGATGTGGCATACAACGAGGCCAAAGAGCGGGCGGGCTTCATCACCCCTGTTCCTGGCGGTGTCGGGCCCATGACGGTGGCCATGCTGATGCAG AGCACGGTAGAGAGTGCAAGGGGTTTCCTGGAGAAATACAAGCCAGGAAAGTGGAGTATTCAGTATAACAACCTTAACCTGAAGACACCTGTTCCaag tgACATTGCTATATCACGATCTTGCAAACTGAAGCCCATTGGTACACTGGCTCGAGAAATTGGCCTGCTCTCTGAAGAGGTGGAATTGTATGGTGAGACAAAGGCCAAAGTCCTGCTGTCAGCACTGGAACGCCTGAAACACCAGCCTGATGGGAAATACGTGGTGGTCACTGG AATAACTCCAACGCCCTTGGGAGAAGGGAAAAGTACAACCACAATCGGGCTGGTGCAAGCCCTGGGTGCCCATCTTTTCCAGAACGTCTTTGCGTGTGTGCGACAGccttcccagggccccacctTTGGAATAAAAG GTGGTGCTGCAGGAGGCGGCTACTCCCAGGTCATTCCTATGGAAGAG TTTAATCTCCACCTCACTGGTGACATCCATGCCATCACTGCAGCTAATAACCTGGTTGCCGCGGCCATTGATGCCCGGATATTCCATGAACTGACTCAGACAGACAAG GCTCTCTTTAATCGTTTGGTGCCCTCAGTAAATGGAGTGAGAAAGTTCTCTGATATCCAAATCCGAAGGTTAAGG AGACTAGGCATTGAAAAGACTGACCCTACCACACTGACAGACGAAGAGATAAACAGATTTGCAAGATTGGATATTGATCCAGAAACCATAACTTGGCAAAGAG TGTTGGATACCAATGATAGATTCCTGCGGAAGATCACAATTGGACAGGCTCCAACGGAGAAAGGGCACACACGGACG ACCCAGTTTGATATCTCAGTCGCCAGTGAAATCATGGCTGTCCTGGCCCTCACCAGTTCTCTGGAAGACATGAGAGAGAGACTGGGCAAAATGGTGGTGGCCTCCAGCAAGAAAGGGGAGCCCATCAGTGCCGAAGACCTG GGGGTGAGTGGCGCGTTGACAGTGCTTATGAAGGACGCGATCAAGCCTAACCTCATGCAGACGTTAGAG GGCACTCCAGTGTTTGTCCACGCCGGCCCCTTCGCCAACATCGCACATGGCAATTCGTCTATCATCGCAGACCGGGTCGCACTCAAGCTTGTCGGCCCAGAAGGGTTTGTAG TGACCGAAGCTGGATTTGGAGCAGACATTGGAATGGAAAAGTTTTTTAACATCAAATGCCGGTACTCTGGCCTCCGCCCTCACGTGGTGGTGCTCGTTGCTACTGTCAGGGCTCTTAAAATGCACGGGGGCGGCCCCACG gTCACCGCTGGATTGCCTCTTCCCAAGGCTTATATAGAGGAG AATCTGGAGCTGGTTGAAAAAGGCTTCAGTAACTTgaagaaacaaattgaaaatgcCAGAATGTTTGGAGTTCCAGTTGTAGTGGCTGTGAATGTGTTCAA GACGGATACAGAGGCTGAGCTGGAACTCGTCACCCGCCTTGCCCGAGAGCATGGAGCTTTTGATGCTGTGAAGTGCACTCACTGGGCAGAAGGGGGCAAGGGTGCCTTAGCCCTGGCGCAGGCAGTCCAGAGAGCCGCACAGGCACCCAGCAACTTCCGACTCCTTTATGACCTCCAG CTCCCAGTTGAGGATAAAATCAGGATCATTGCGCAGAAGATCTATGGGGCAGATGACATTGAATTGCTCCCCGAAGCTCAGCACAAAGCCGAAGTCTACACGAAGCAG GGCTTTGGGAATCTACCCATCTGCATGGCCAAGACACACTTGTCCTTGTCTCACAACCCAGAGCAAAAAGGCGTGCCCACAGGCTTCGTTCTGCCTATTCGCGACATCCGCGCCAGTGTTGGGGCTGGTTTTCTGTACCCCTTAGTAGGAACG ATGAGCACAATGCCTGGACTCCCTACCCGGCCCTGCTTTTATGATATTGATTTGGACCCCGAAACTGAGCAGGTGAATGGACTGTTCTAA
- the MTHFD1 gene encoding C-1-tetrahydrofolate synthase, cytoplasmic isoform X4, translating to MHDLLLWNNATVTTCHSKTANLGEEVNKGDILVVATGQPEMVKGEWIKPGAIVIDCGINYIPDNTKSNGRRIVGDVAYNEAKERAGFITPVPGGVGPMTVAMLMQSTVESARGFLEKYKPGKWSIQYNNLNLKTPVPSDIAISRSCKLKPIGTLAREIGLLSEEVELYGETKAKVLLSALERLKHQPDGKYVVVTGITPTPLGEGKSTTTIGLVQALGAHLFQNVFACVRQPSQGPTFGIKGGAAGGGYSQVIPMEEFNLHLTGDIHAITAANNLVAAAIDARIFHELTQTDKALFNRLVPSVNGVRKFSDIQIRRLRRLGIEKTDPTTLTDEEINRFARLDIDPETITWQRVLDTNDRFLRKITIGQAPTEKGHTRTTQFDISVASEIMAVLALTSSLEDMRERLGKMVVASSKKGEPISAEDLGVSGALTVLMKDAIKPNLMQTLEGTPVFVHAGPFANIAHGNSSIIADRVALKLVGPEGFVVTEAGFGADIGMEKFFNIKCRYSGLRPHVVVLVATVRALKMHGGGPTVTAGLPLPKAYIEENLELVEKGFSNLKKQIENARMFGVPVVVAVNVFKTDTEAELELVTRLAREHGAFDAVKCTHWAEGGKGALALAQAVQRAAQAPSNFRLLYDLQLPVEDKIRIIAQKIYGADDIELLPEAQHKAEVYTKQGFGNLPICMAKTHLSLSHNPEQKGVPTGFVLPIRDIRASVGAGFLYPLVGTMSTMPGLPTRPCFYDIDLDPETEQVNGLF from the exons ATGCATGACTTGCTTCTGTGGAACAATGCCACAGTGACCACCTGCCACTCCAAGACTGCCAACCTGGGCGAGGAG GTAAATAAAGGTGACATCCTGGTGGTTGCAACTGGTCAGCCTGAAATGGTGAAAGGAGAGTGGATCAAACCTGGGGCAATAGTCATCGACTGTGGGATCAATTATATCCCAG ATAATACAAAATCAAACGGGAGAAGGATTGTGGGTGATGTGGCATACAACGAGGCCAAAGAGCGGGCGGGCTTCATCACCCCTGTTCCTGGCGGTGTCGGGCCCATGACGGTGGCCATGCTGATGCAG AGCACGGTAGAGAGTGCAAGGGGTTTCCTGGAGAAATACAAGCCAGGAAAGTGGAGTATTCAGTATAACAACCTTAACCTGAAGACACCTGTTCCaag tgACATTGCTATATCACGATCTTGCAAACTGAAGCCCATTGGTACACTGGCTCGAGAAATTGGCCTGCTCTCTGAAGAGGTGGAATTGTATGGTGAGACAAAGGCCAAAGTCCTGCTGTCAGCACTGGAACGCCTGAAACACCAGCCTGATGGGAAATACGTGGTGGTCACTGG AATAACTCCAACGCCCTTGGGAGAAGGGAAAAGTACAACCACAATCGGGCTGGTGCAAGCCCTGGGTGCCCATCTTTTCCAGAACGTCTTTGCGTGTGTGCGACAGccttcccagggccccacctTTGGAATAAAAG GTGGTGCTGCAGGAGGCGGCTACTCCCAGGTCATTCCTATGGAAGAG TTTAATCTCCACCTCACTGGTGACATCCATGCCATCACTGCAGCTAATAACCTGGTTGCCGCGGCCATTGATGCCCGGATATTCCATGAACTGACTCAGACAGACAAG GCTCTCTTTAATCGTTTGGTGCCCTCAGTAAATGGAGTGAGAAAGTTCTCTGATATCCAAATCCGAAGGTTAAGG AGACTAGGCATTGAAAAGACTGACCCTACCACACTGACAGACGAAGAGATAAACAGATTTGCAAGATTGGATATTGATCCAGAAACCATAACTTGGCAAAGAG TGTTGGATACCAATGATAGATTCCTGCGGAAGATCACAATTGGACAGGCTCCAACGGAGAAAGGGCACACACGGACG ACCCAGTTTGATATCTCAGTCGCCAGTGAAATCATGGCTGTCCTGGCCCTCACCAGTTCTCTGGAAGACATGAGAGAGAGACTGGGCAAAATGGTGGTGGCCTCCAGCAAGAAAGGGGAGCCCATCAGTGCCGAAGACCTG GGGGTGAGTGGCGCGTTGACAGTGCTTATGAAGGACGCGATCAAGCCTAACCTCATGCAGACGTTAGAG GGCACTCCAGTGTTTGTCCACGCCGGCCCCTTCGCCAACATCGCACATGGCAATTCGTCTATCATCGCAGACCGGGTCGCACTCAAGCTTGTCGGCCCAGAAGGGTTTGTAG TGACCGAAGCTGGATTTGGAGCAGACATTGGAATGGAAAAGTTTTTTAACATCAAATGCCGGTACTCTGGCCTCCGCCCTCACGTGGTGGTGCTCGTTGCTACTGTCAGGGCTCTTAAAATGCACGGGGGCGGCCCCACG gTCACCGCTGGATTGCCTCTTCCCAAGGCTTATATAGAGGAG AATCTGGAGCTGGTTGAAAAAGGCTTCAGTAACTTgaagaaacaaattgaaaatgcCAGAATGTTTGGAGTTCCAGTTGTAGTGGCTGTGAATGTGTTCAA GACGGATACAGAGGCTGAGCTGGAACTCGTCACCCGCCTTGCCCGAGAGCATGGAGCTTTTGATGCTGTGAAGTGCACTCACTGGGCAGAAGGGGGCAAGGGTGCCTTAGCCCTGGCGCAGGCAGTCCAGAGAGCCGCACAGGCACCCAGCAACTTCCGACTCCTTTATGACCTCCAG CTCCCAGTTGAGGATAAAATCAGGATCATTGCGCAGAAGATCTATGGGGCAGATGACATTGAATTGCTCCCCGAAGCTCAGCACAAAGCCGAAGTCTACACGAAGCAG GGCTTTGGGAATCTACCCATCTGCATGGCCAAGACACACTTGTCCTTGTCTCACAACCCAGAGCAAAAAGGCGTGCCCACAGGCTTCGTTCTGCCTATTCGCGACATCCGCGCCAGTGTTGGGGCTGGTTTTCTGTACCCCTTAGTAGGAACG ATGAGCACAATGCCTGGACTCCCTACCCGGCCCTGCTTTTATGATATTGATTTGGACCCCGAAACTGAGCAGGTGAATGGACTGTTCTAA